In Rhopalosiphum padi isolate XX-2018 chromosome 3, ASM2088224v1, whole genome shotgun sequence, the genomic stretch TTATgtatcaaattgtatttaaatacaattgtttggtcaattaatacaatttttatatatgaaaaaatattttaagttttaatttatatacgggttttttttaaacttaaaagttagTCAAACTTGCCTATAGCTAGCCTTTCCATACTGCTtactaagaaatttaaaatataacaaacaattagtttttaaaaacaaagctaagtttataatagttaattatttggCGATATGAATGTATACTTTGGTCTTTGTCTGCATGATTAATCACGAAAACAACTTTAAATTTCCAATATGGCTGAGTTTAGACTAAAATTGAGTGAAAGAAATAACTTCGAATTTTTGCTTGTTAGTGCGACTAGTTCACCTAATTACTATTTGTGTAcaccaaatttaatttttcttcgaATTATTGCAAGATTTTTCATGTATCGATCATTTACTTTGAATTACCTACCACGAGAGCATCGAATTATTGAAGATTTGAATTAACAagaattgaatatataaaaaattatttatgtataacatacAAGAGAATTATCAAAATAGATTGATTTTAAGGTTTAAGCTATAAATAATACGAAACTATTCACACATCATAATACGTCGGTGCTTGGTATTTTatgtcttataaattaataacagttggtgaaattatatgaattataaaatataggtatgcgGTTTATACTTggaataaattaagttaaaccATTTGccataatagaaaaataaactactatctaattattctaatagtaaaataatttataaataaataataaaatatccttaaaaatgtaagtttaaaCGGCTTCCCTTTACAACTGTTATTCGAGTACAATAATGATTGATCAatgaattaagaaaaaaatccaTGAAGTCCACACAAGTCGTCTGCACACAATACCCATAATAAcctatattaagtaggtatatacagcAAAAGCAAGTTcccgatttttatttttttatgttttaaacattGCAGATGTCTTTCATGAAATTACCAAAggtacaaaattatttgtttttacttaaattaaaaccgCTAGATTATGCCcaagtaataattattcagCTTCCcggtaaaaaatatacattacttATGTAGTGCGCAAAAGCTACAATATGGTAATGTTATAGATGAAGAGtgagtatatattgtaatttttacaatattatttttacgccACGGTTacgtgcacataataatattataatgagccCTATGTCATTGTAATTAgcgtttttcaaaaattatctaaatagatcgataaaatgtaaaattatatgtaaaaaatacatgttatatatatctttatttttgacgggtaattattttattttaattttattttatcgtatctCATTCACAAACTGTTGGACAATTAATTCCCTGTCCCTATGACATTGTGATATTACGATTAATATACACGTTCGCGCTTAACCGTATAATCCATATATATACTGATATACCCAAGTCCAGATTAAGCTTATTGAGAGCCCCATatgaattgataaaaataatattgtctatgattgttgttttttttatattcataaatcattaaaaataagctatataattattaatttactttgtaaactttttctaaaacacatttttgtatCAGACGTTTGTATCAAATGATTTCTCattttacaatgaaaataattttaaatcctaTCAAGAAGGCTATTTAGAGATATcgagtattttattttccaaatgttaatttttttttttttaaataaataaatacagtttttattcatatgacatattatagaaGCCACTAAAAAAAGTTCACGTCTCATTGCGACTCGATCCCTTAATCCAGGCTTGGATTGACTTACTCGCCCGGacagtaaaatacataataatatccacCACAACGACAGTGTAATAatctaatataggtattttaggtATCCGATGACGTACCCGAGTTGGCGTTCTTCTGTGGCACCGCGGCGTACGACACGCAGGCGCCGGTCTCGTACGTGACGGCGGCGCATTGGTCGTCCGACCTGCAGGCGTCTATGCACTGCGGCAACGTGAACAGGGCCAACTGTTCGCGCATCGCGTGCTTGGCCGCCGGACTGGCCGCGTACCCGGTGAGCAGTTCGAAGCTGACGTCGCCGCCGTCGCACTTGAGCGCGGCGGCCGGGCGAGCGCGACCCGCCAACACGGCCGAGACGACCAGCAGCGACAGTGCCGCCGACAGCGGGGCGAGTCGCCGCGGGTGCAGCGGGTGCATGACGTCGCGATTAAAGTCGCggtagcagcagcagcagcagtagtTCTTTCCGGCGCGTTTGAGGGTGTCGACGCGATCGCCCGTTTACAGTATATAAACGTGTGTATTGCAAAACGATAATATTGTGTAGCGTGCGCCGTTTTGCGCGCCGCGAAATCGAATACTATTTAAGACGCGGTCGTGTCGTGTTTTGATGTTGTGATGCGACGTGGGTATAGCTCGCGGTGCGGCGTGCGCGTGATTGGGGTGTGGAGGTCGCGACGTCGGTGCCGCGGAGAGCCGAATGAGACTGACGCGTCGGAAGAGTCACGAGTGCGATCGACTGTGGTCCGCGGGCACGTggtcgcggcggcggcggtttcCGGGAGTCGAGAGCGGGAGAGAAGAACCGCTGGCAGGCGAGccgcctccgccgccgccgtctcTCTTCTCTGCGcgacgattatatattattattattattattcgtatttcgcgtttaatgttatatatatttatttatttttattatcattattatatttaatattactatgccAGTTGTCGAAATAATAGACGTGTTATTAGCTTcgcacaaacaaataataataacgactgCGTCGACACCTCGCTGCAGCCGCGGACCGCGGGAAACGCGAGCGAATGACCTAATAGAAACCCCGTTACTGCGAATCgtaaataataggtaacaaattatttcatttcCACTATTATCGCATTACCCATCTCACCTgtgaatataacataaatatacatatagatttaCGAACAAATATTGTACGCGTATCGCGTATATAGGTGGGTAGGTATAAGTGTCGAcgacattaaaatatacagtatcGCAGTGTCTCTCCGCCGTCTTCTCGTTCGAAATTAATGACCAAAACGTTATGTTTAGAGGTATATGCGATGTGTCCCTAATAAATATCGGGAAATACGTTTCAACGCCACTACGATGCCGCTGCGGCTATATGTACAGtttcaataataggtataccgaCATTTATCAGCACGAATATATACGATATTGGCCTCTCGGAAACATTAACGCCCGCGCACCGTACATGCAGACCAACGAATTTgaatcaaatataatacattattaatattataaatttataatataatatgtgaccaATGGTGAGATGATTGTCAAATTTTTCCCGTAACCTTTCCAATATATAGTAATGTTCAACTTCAACGATATTGGTAGGCACTCGTGGCTTACTTGCTATTAATCATTAACCCCCTCACCTACAAACCATTAAAATTTCTTAATACGTTAATTTattacagtttatttatttatctatatacaatatataacatgCCAAGTATTTGGCAACAACAACAAACAAACTTTATttagtgacatttttaaaaatattaataattattcaattcgtaatatatacatttttccaaGATCATGCTATTCTTTTACGAACTTTTCTCCCGAAATTGGATTGCTATACAATATCAAAAAGAAATGTTAGAATAGACGTTTCTAagtgaaaaaattatcaaaatgtttattcatttatttatttactaatataatatatgtttagtatattataccgtggtaataatgtaggtaatacGATGTATTGGTAAGGTTGCCAATTTCCAAACGTCCCGGTTTTTAATGTACAGAGTTACGGTGTCCAGATTAAATGTGTAGGGATAGCCAAATGTCTCGGAATTAAActtcaataatttatgtttaaaatgtatcttttattaaacatttacagCAGACAAATTGATTACTCGAATACACGATTGACTGctgaaatctttttttaaatgattttcccAACTTAGTGACGGTAGTATTATTTACGAATACGTTCCATTGCTTTCCCATTCATTCAgaacaattttgtattttaaatatgtattggtattactaaattttacttagattaaaaaaacaagaggtaaaaacatacatttcattCCTATCAAACTTGtttaagtatacctatgtaattataataagtaggtagagGTATCGatatttcaaatacattataaaatagaagTAACTTACAATTTGAATACAACTGGTTCAAACCAAACGTCATTCTAATCGCATAATATATGGGTATTTATACCTAAGTGATAATGCTATATTACCCATTTTAAAAATCTGTTATAGTACCTTCtacaatcaatataaataatatacatcatatttttagtGAGTTCGGCTCAGAAACTTTTTCTATTttgtactttatagtttatagcgACATTTTTGTCTCAAACTAATAGTCCACCAATTCGAATTTTAAACTGTTGACACAAACAAGAatctaaatctatattatacgtaatatatacaatgaaaTATGAATGCACTACACGTATTATATCCTATATCGTTCTTAATACaggtacaattatatttatattatctgtgTTGTTATACGTTCCATAATAACGTATCATTATTagattataggtaggtaggtactattataggtacatatatattatgttctctgtataaaaatattatcgtgcACGTCATTATTGTAACCTAAGGTGATGTATATTTGTAAATCAAAATGCAATTTGTATCTGTCTGGgtcatttattattcataaataataataaactaccaGAAGCTATAGCAgatcagtatataatatatatatatgtgtttatacCTATCTACTGTTATCCATTGACGATTGACTCGACTATGTGGTATCTTGTATTTAGTTTTGTGTCGGCGTCTCGTGTGTatcttacctatatataaggCATAACACAACACGCACGCAATGCAAATATTCATGAACAAAGTACTAAGTAGGCCAGTTTATAAGGTATATACTCAAAAGTGGAAGAGTGTTTGGTACTAATgggaaaataatatatgacaaaCTGGTTTTATATAAGAATgaagaacgaaaaaaaaatgaatgtcaCCAagatgaatagaaaaaaaaccatgTTATAAATAAGCCATTAGGCTACCAATAAAAATTTTTCCAtgcaatcataaaaaatcaatactttaaCAATTTTACGTGTAATCCGTATAGTATAGtcgaataagtataatataactaatttatatttacaaaatattccatttttgttttattcaaagCAATATATAAACGCATTATAAAGAGTTAATTATACTTTTCATTATAGATTTATGATTTTGTTTCTGAAGAACGATCATTACGAAATCTTtacctgaaaaaaaattaatttaacattatattatctcctttatttaaattatagttaattaatgttgttttgttatacaatgtatttaacattttaaatattaatttataatcaaaatccaAATTTGTTCTATAGCTActcgtattaataaaattatatagtcagTCAAATTAGACCAAAAATCGACAAAGTTCGGAACTAATTCAACGAAAGGTGAATTGTAATATATGAATAGTTCATACCTTACTTATAAACATACTAAAAGTCTTGACACCTACCTCTTATGCGTAGCCCCCCACCCCTCTTCAGAGGGTAGACTGTGGAGCGCCCCTTTCACTGTTTTTGCTTATAACTCGTCAGATTTTcaagttacaataaaaataactattaccaaaattaaagaccatacaatttactataacaatacattattttatttgacatacatatttataaaattgaaatataaaaaaaagttaattatgaaatagctatattaattacaataataattaaaataattacaaaaattgaaaattatacattaatttttttttcagacaaTAAGCtatgaaattaaatgttttaaatggtGTTGGTTTATAGGTcctgaaacaaaattaattaatatacttaatattttcatttttaattattaaattataatatgtattgaattaataaaatcatactgtaccttattaattaaattatgcgggtctattttttttattgttggtgTGTTGGTTTCTTCTTTTTGATTCTCAATTAAATATCTGTCATCAGAATTGTCTTCaatattttcttcttcttcATCATCTGTAATCGGTTGCTGATTTAAACACGAACCTCCTTGACAATACTTACATATAACTGAACATAGCAATCCTGCTTTTCGACAACTACAATTGTGTTTACATGTTTTTGTGTAGGCACAACTAATCACTTTCAAAAGAAAAACTCTGTGTATAAATGTTCTCTTGCCGCATCGATAGTAGGTAGAAGTCTAGCTAGTTGAACTTGTTTTTTGTTGGAAGCGGCGGTTTTTTGAAAAACATCATCTCTTAATTTATTCAAAGATTTAATGTGGGCTGGAgctttatataatgttaaaagatatttttctcTGACACGTTAAATTTCTTCGGGCGATGaagattcattattaaatattaataatgaatcgtATAATTCCGGGTGTTTTTGAACTGTTTTCAGGTGTTTTATTTTACCTTTCTGGGATAATGACGAAGTAGTATCACATCCACCAATCGACCAATCACatagataaacataaaatattgaatctcatttttaaaatgttcttgtAGATTTCCAACAGCATAAGATCTGGTTTCTATTTTTCCTCTACCcggtttttcaaatattattgtgttttttgaAGGACTTAATGTTAATAACAGTATAAGTAAATCAATATCCTCTCCTATGAACACTACTTGTATATTATCGTCGGTGTTTCGTACAGCTGTATTGACAATAAGTAAATCTACGTCATCTTCGGCTTGCTGAACAAGAATACCCGAAGTTAAAAACTTTTCGGTCAACATTGTTATAAGCCTTATTTTATTCTCGgtgttaaataacaatttttcttgAGCTGTTAGTACAGCCATTGACTcttcaaaaattatgtttgtactCGACACTCGTATACATATGTTTTCGTCGCTGCATttctgaatttttaatatttaattccttATTTGTGTATCAGTGTATCCATCAAATACAACTACCTATATGCAGTTAGATCCATTTTTTACGTAGCTTACGTAATTTTGTATGATATTGACATATTGGCACACGTCAAAGTTGAAGGCCATACAACGCGATGCAATAAGAAACCTCCAACAATtactacaataacattatatgtgTTTGTTGCAGTCAGAAAcacatcatataaatatatatatatatatatgtataattttcaatttttgtaattattttaaatattattgtaattaatatagctatttcataattaacttttttttatatttcaattttataaatatgtatgtcaaataaaataatgtattgtgaTAGAACATTTTATGGTCTTTAATTTtggtaatagatatttttattgtaacttgAAAATCTGACGAGCTATAAGCGAAAATAGTGAAAGGGGCGCACCACTCTTTGAAGAGGGGTGGACGACGGCTACGCAAAAGGGGTAGGTGTCAGgacttttaatatgtttataagtaagatataaactaaaaaaaaaccaaaatccaGCTTTCGTGGAATTAGTTCCGAACTTTTTGCTAATTTGACTGGACTATTATAGCGGTTACTGCCATCTAATCTCATAAATGAtagtattgtgtattatatagtattatgtattatacaatatacaatacagaatatattatatacaatatttgataattatagtaaaatagtatttaatttcataaagaaTAAGTTGTTTAGTAACTAAGGCAACAATACAAGTTATGaacaaataacaaatgttaatctatcttaaaaattaatattatccttAAATTTCTACAGTGGTGATGAAGATAATCCTAAAAAATAAGAGGATAACTACgcatttgtacattttaaagtatactCGAAGTATTAtttgactaaaaaaatatgcttaaacGAAATTTACCAGGCGCCACCAGTACTTCTCGTCTTTTAGAACCCATTCGTAAAACCGTTAACTCGTTGGTCGGATCCAAGTTTCTGACAAACCTTTTCGCGTTTTCAGCCAAATCTGACATTATTTCAGAGTAGCTAACAGACGATCTCATGTCTAGAGTTGAAGTTATGAGATcacctataaaattataatccgTGTCAAACATACACTATACAGGCGTGTACacaaggaattttatgggttcTCTCCGAAGTCAACTCttcttgttatataaatatgaaaatgtacaACCTTAACTACCCCCCCTCAAAAAAAAGGTGTAGGCACTTGCCTACAAACATATAGGACACATTCAAACAAATCATAAGTTAAGAACGAAAGATTGTATGTCATAAACGCTAATTATTGAATCATGACTCATGagtattaataagttaataagccTGTGATCACAATTATCACAACTATAATAAGACACTTAGACATCGCTAAAGAATACACACCATTATTATTTACGACAATAACACCATCAACTCCGTTGTGATATTGGATACGTTTCACAGTTTCTTCAAATTCATGATGAACATCATTCATTTTGTATAGttagataaatttatataattattgttcaaattttaaaaagagaATAAGCtacacttataatttaataagtatggTTATCATTCAAAACTTTCTAATTCATTAGACTGAAAATATTAGTCAAACTATACAAGTTGTTTCTATGattacatatagtataatataatatctacgccaaacatcatattaatattatattatttttttgcgtATTTTTAAGGAGTTATGTATAggcaattattttgatttttactgaCCGATATGTGCTTGTTTAGTAGTAAAACAACGAGTATTTATTAGTGTTATATCAAATTGAAATATGCAAATAGTAGTT encodes the following:
- the LOC132924099 gene encoding dynein light chain roadblock-type 2-like — protein: MNDVHHEFEETVKRIQYHNGVDGVIVVNNNGDLITSTLDMRSSVSYSEIMSDLAENAKRFVRNLDPTNELTVLRMGSKRREVLVAPGKDFVMIVLQKQNHKSIMKSIINSL